AATGAATAGTTAAAGTTTTCGTGGGACTTTGGAGGTTGAGTAAAGTTTTAGAACTATGTCGGTAGATCTGAATAAGATACGTGGTGTTCTTAATATCATAAATAGTGGCATGAGTAATATATAGGACAAAAAactgtaaataaattaaagagttacataatattaaaacaataaaaacACAAAACCAACCTGAAATCACTAATTAATAAGAAAATCATTACTGTTTAATGAAAAACAAAAGCCAAATAATCCTTGAACAAATCACACTCTAAACGCATTCTTCTACTTAACAGTTAAAAGCTTAATACATGTAAAGGTATTATCCTTATAATACAAGGCATTAAGTATCCAAACCATTGAGACAGTTAACTTGGTATTATTTCCTATTAACTAgaattatacaatatatcatactattaatggtagttatattaatatGCGCGTGtaaaaaaacaataaagtgtaaaatcgatttaaagtataaagtGTTTGATATACAATCTCAGGAAAATAGAACCATTAAACGGAAacctaaaaaataagtttaaaattttatacttgAGTACCCACATaaggtaattttatgttAGCTAAGTGTTAATATAGTACATTCAAGcgttaatattgtataattcCATAATAGGTGGTGTATAGATTATATAACAATAAGTTTGTTAGTATGGTGTCAAGATTCTCGTCATTTGGGAAATTAATATGTAACATTGTAcaaattacattatttttaatttataccaTTACATTGACCAATATTAGAAGATAAACTAAGTTATATCAATAAGTCGATAATCACAAACGATTGTTTTTAGTTGAATGTTGTcgaaaatttatataaatatggtaATGGAATCTTGTGGTATCCACACATTGTGTATAGATAAATTCCCCATGTTATTTATTCTCGATTTTATTTCATAGAGTTATTtcttataaatatttacaaattcaaAATGTCTAGTGGCTTATTAACCACTCTTAAATATGGCTTGCTTACTCTAGGTTCttcttacacatattttactaaCCTACATCTTCTTCCACCACTCTATACATCTTTTCCTTAcctattaactataccaTACCATAAGTAGTAAATTACTTTCTCTTTTTTGTCActaattaacacattttaagaattattattagtttgtATACTATATGATTAACTACCAttagaattatatataggAGGATTATCGACATTTGCTCCATATTTGAATAGACGTTTGAGAGTAAATCCTTCACTACTAAGGCCACTACTCAACATGTCTTGGGGGTATCTTTTTGGCTCACATCTCTGGGAACTCTTGTCAAATTCACTTCAATCCAAACGTATATAACCCTTTacactactatactatatcATCAATTATAACAATCCTCTTATAACGATTTAACTTTTATATAGTACTTGGTTTcgtttttaaattataaagtattaataatattatagaTAATGAAAGAACTGGCGATAAAAAAGGTAATTTTcacttaatttttcaatttattatatttaatataatttataatacgaataatagtgtatagtaatattagtttGATTGTACGACATTGAATATAGTTGAGGTACTGGAATCGGATGTTTTTTTTTTATTGGCAATATTGGGTAACAGTTTGGTGTTGATAACAACGTTTGGCTTAGCTCCTTCTTTTAAGAAGTTACAGTGGTGTGCATACGGATCTCTGCTCTCTACTTTGACCAACTACTTCCTCGTCTATCCAAACTTGAACGGAAATTCTGAATTGTTTATCTTCAGAATGGTAAAACCGAAGACTCTATCAAGACTATTACTCTTAACTACACTTTCAACATTATTGCTCTACACTGTTTCTTAATCTTTCCCAACACACACattatactactatattTCTATGCCATTATATATATCATTACACTTATCCATGTAAATAccatagtaataatataatatgtaaattgtattagattaaaaaataagtgGAAAATAAGGTAAATTGAGTTGATTTGAATAAGGTATTccaaaaatattattatggTGTTTTATTGGTAATAAAGTTTGTGTGCGTTTCTTGTAGGAataaatattgtgtaaacATTTCCAACCAATTTATaccaataattattttaaatattttaaattaataataggATTCCGACAGCAAAATGGTAAAATGGGATAACTAAGACAATTTGAAATTATCGGGATTCCATGGATATTCGTCTCTTTTTCGCCAAAGTTAACTCTTCCAATTCTAATTCTACTAGTACTACTACGAATACTAATGATACTAGTAATACTAAGGCGGGTGAAGTCAAATCTGGAAATTCAAAATCTTTTAAGAATAAAGAAGTGGATGAATCAAAACAAGATGAGAATAAGAATATTGAGTTTGAGGAGTTTGAGTTTTTGAATATTGGGAGAAGGTCATTGAAGAGTAGAATTATCCATTCCAGTGACTCGGATTCAAATTCTGATGAAAACTCTCTAACCATTTCTAACCATAAACCTCTTAAACTCTTGGAACCTGATGGCTCAGACCAAATTGAGCTTGTACCACAAGAacaaaaaaatgaaaaagaGGAGTCGGTGAGATATgattatgaaaataaagatGAAAAACAAGATAAGAGAGATGTAAAATCAGTTTCTAATTTGGCCTTGAAAGAATTGAAGACCGAAATTGTTGATCAAAAAACTGGTTCGAATTTACAATCTGATATTCAATTTTGTTGTAACGATGAGAAGAAGGAAGTTGACCTTTCAACTTTTGTTAGGGTTAAAACTGAAGAAAAGGTCGATGTTGATATGAACACTTACCTTAATACTATTTCCATGTCTAAAACTCCTCCCAAAACTCGTTCTAACCCTGATAAATCACCATCTAATACTTCTATTTACACCATATCATCTAGCAACTCCAATGATTTACCACCCATTAACACTACCAATAATACCAATACtggtaataataatgtatttaGTAATCAGTTAGTTAATACGCCCATCAATACAAGTGATATCCATGTAAAGGAGAATACTGGATTTTTAACACCTAAAAGGATTATTGAGGACTTAAAAACTATTTCTTTCTATGAGACTAAGGAAAAAATGCCAATGATTTCACTCTTTTCATCCGAATCCCCACCCACAGTTATCTCAGTTCCTTCAGACTCTTTTAACAGTGCTTCCACTCCTAATTCTAGTGTTACCATACATAACACTACTGATACTACTACTTGTACTACAactgttaaaattaacaccGGAAATAAGAAATCCATTACCAAAAAGAACAAAGATACTTTTGAGAATGAGAAAAGTACCAGTAGAATCGAGGGTAAGAAATTTGTGTTTACTGGTGAGATGGGTATTGATCGTTTGGAAGCCACTTTAAGGGTCAAGAAGCTAGGAGGAATTGTTGTTTCAGCAGTTAGTGGTGTTACTGATTATTTGGTTTACGGTGACCGTTTGGAGGACGGAAGGCCTTATCAATCTGGCCTAAAGTACAAAAAAGCAATTGaacttaataataaaaagaaaCGCAATATTCAACTCCTAAACGAAGAACAATTCTTACAACTACTCCAATCAAATATCGATGAGAATGTTAAAACTGATAATACACTTGAGAATATTGTTATAGAGGATAACACTATAAAAGATGATGGAAATACGGAGAACATCAATAGTATTGAGAAAGAGTGCATGGTGTTGTTTGAGAAGTATAGACCGAAGAGATTTTCTGAATTAATTGGTAATCCAAGATCAATACAGCGATTAAAAGACTGGCTACAACACTTTCCCAAAGGTTTAActtacaattattttatttattccatattttaaccttaattatggtataatttatctcaatttaatcttatttatacaataattacgtaaaatttacaagtAATTAAAGTGTATTTGAGTGTTAATTTCTACCCCAAACCACTTCACAACTTCTAATATTTCCATTAGACAAGGGGAAAGATGAATTTAAAGCTGCTCTTCTGAGTGGTCCCCCTGGAATTGGTAAGACTACATGCGCTAAATTGGTTGGACAATTCTTCAATTATCACGTCATCGAGTTAAATGCTTCTGACCAACGCAGTAAAAACTCcattgaaaatattttccCACTTGTTACCGGAACACTAACtcttaacactatttattcTGCTTCCTCCATCACAAATAACACTTCATTTAAgaataagaataataattctaatGTTAATGGACTAAATGGTAAGTTATAGATGTTTAAACGAATTTTACAGCAAAAACATTGTTGATACTTGATGAAGTTGATGGCATGAGTAGTGGAGATAAGGGTGGTATTCAAGCCATTTCTGAGCTTATTGACATTACCAAATGTCcaattattcttatttgTAATGATAGATTTTCTCAAAAGGTTCTATGACTCCAGTTAATTCCCtctattatttactttatttatcCCCTCTGTAGTTTCTTGGTTTTACAAACTGTATCGAGTTTTACTGTTTATTTGTACCCAATTGAATTTATTCTAtcttattttatcatacttaaaaatacatatttGAAACCATTGACtggaataaaaaatgttgtAGATGTCCACATTGAGTAACAAGTGTTTGGATTTGCGTTTCAACCCACCACCCATAGATTTGTACATAAACCGAATCAACAAGATTTGTAAGTTGgaaaatataaaagtgACTGAAAACTTACTCTTGGAGTTGTATCACAAGTCGAGCGGCGATCTCAGATATACCCTCAATTACCTTCAATTCTACAACTCAAACACAAATATAACTCCCTGTATCAATAAAAAGGATGAATCCGTAATACCCTTAATTCAGTTATATACTCAACactatactaatattaaaatatacctaaaataattgtatattataatatatgtatGTAAATTTGCTTTAGCATTTCCAGAATCTATTTGATAATTGTAACAAGGTATTTCATTTGAGTAAGTTGAGCTTTACTGAGAAGattaataaagttaatgaGCTGTTTTTTACTGATTTTAGTCTAATGCCTCTTATGTTACAGGTACTTCCTGTGCACTCAATTGTTGTTACAATTCACTCAGTTACACTTACTTTATCctattatagtataaattatgGCCACTTAGGTGTTATCTTACCATACAttgtttatatataattaaatactCATTAATGATTAATCAATAATAGGAAAACTACTTTAAGTACACGAGTAATGTGGTACTACTATCGAAGTTATCACTAACATATGTTTACGCTGATATTGCTAATAAAATACTCACACAAGTATTTTCCAATAAATTGACTCTGTTTAGACACAAGTTTACTCATTATTGCCTGATCTATCATCTTTAACTGCTATTATACCATCAATCGAGGTTTTTTACATACTCcaatttacactattaacatAGTTATCTAGCATTAAAtatggttaaaattatgttattgATGGATTAGATAAAtaagtgtgtaagtgtTTTGAAGGAAAGACTATCATTTCCGCAATGGCTCGGAAAGTTTTCAACCACAAACAAAAACaagtaaaaaatatcaattaaaattctttAGACGACTTTTAAAAGAAATCAGTACCAATCTATGCAATAAAACTTCACTCTACGGATATAACCTTATCATCGACGGTTTTCTAAATATTCTCTATCAAACTGTATCACCCCCAACTTTATACTAcaaatactattagtaatcttagtaaatagtagttaaataattaaacaaaCGTTCAAATATGATCGTATTATGAAACTAAAAATTTCCCCTCGATTGACTATTTTGCTTCTCTTAGtaaacactaatttaacttagttatatattataatcaGTGTAGCTAAGTGTATTAAACTCCTACCGATATAGATCATAACTAcgttaaaatgtttttagACCATGAAAAAATTGATGATGGGAAGTTTAGAAGATTGTGTAGAGTATATGAAAAGGATGGGAATAACAAAGGATATGTTAGTCGATAATATTGCAAGTTTGCGACTTAAAAACGAGGAAAATTTATACGCAAAAGTCCCGACGTCAATTAAAACAAAGCTGACCAAGTTATTCACAACACAAATGATTAAATCTTCAAGCTCTAAAAGAAAgattaaacttgaaaataGTGATGTTAAAACTTCTGTGGACGATAGATCTGACGACGCGTTAAGTTCGCCGGATTTGTATTTAACGAAATTAAAACCTACtaaaaaggttaaaaaaaCAAGAAATAATGTCACTTACACCCCATCCTAATttttctacacattaacaTGTATaatcattaatatttaatttttcctCTATAGTTctgtttataattttatttaatgttGTTGATATTTTTGGGGATAATAACcagttaatagtataatagtgggaatattgtaaatagtgtttaATAGTGTAGATGGTGGTTAAAGCTAGGCGAAATTTGGCAAGGAATGAAGGCCCACCCAAGTCAGTAGTAGAACGCAGCAAAACCAAAGACAATAAAACAACAACAACATTctatgttattttattttttctatTATTAGTTGTTGTATCAGGTATCATACATTTTTACCCCAAATcaactatttactatattagCTGTATTTATTGACTAATTAATTCTATAAATGGCgaattaatttgataaataatagtataatatatatataataaatagtataatgtATGTTATAGGATTAGTAGAAATGCAAAGGCACGTGAAATTTACAAAGAATCTATTTTCAAGATTCAGAtaattcataaattattgtcCATTTccacatttttaattcgtaaaaactttaaaataaattccACTCcaattaccaaattttaaataaaaaaccTTATCCACCTTTCCTCACAACTAATTCAAATAATGGTAACAATAATGATACAAATAATAGcacaaataataacaataaatataatgagAAAAATGTTATTGAAAGTATGAATAGGAGATTATGGAATGTATTGGTACCTGAACCGACTTGTTCATTACATTCTCCTCAATTTTGGGCATTATTGTTACCAACCTTGGCCTTGTGTGTTTATAGCGGGTTTAAAGAAAATGTTTCAAAAGATATCCCATCCCTTCTCAACCAAgacaaaattaaacacAATCAAATTGTACACAATAATCTGATCTAACCttactacacatttaccacTGACTTAGCTATATTTACTAACCCGGTCGACTTTCAGCATTAATAAGTTTTGGtgaaaattatgtaaaattaaagatgATTATGGCGGGAGTAGGAAAGCATAATAGATAGTACATACAATATGTAAAAATCTATATTAGAAACACTAGTCttaatatgtaataatagtatataatattaagaaACTGAGAATTATTGCTGGGAGTTTTGACCACGTCTTTTCCCCGCAACGTTACTTGCGAATCTTCGGTTGTAAGTTTGTCTCTTCTTCGCTCGCCCAGTCAAGGGCTTCTTCTTTTCCTGTTTCGCGACCTTCGGAGTATGATTCCTCACCTTGCCAGCCCTAGCGAGCGATCCATGAACTTTCACGGCTATAACACCGTTAATTAAAGTAATGAATtgattatataattattataataaattaccCATAATTCAACTTATATTTCAAAATCtcaataaaaatgattcaataatattctaataatgatattaacaatattttaatgataatattgCCAGAAATATAGTGGATAATAGTGAAAATTATAGTGCAATACgttgtaattttttaaacaaaaaatttCTTACACAAATTAACTTATTATTGGGAATTTATcagaatttattataaataattttagtcCCAGTTCAATTatctttttaaaaattatttacataaaaatttacaaaataccTATTTTATCTAAGTTatccaaattattcaaactGATCATAAACCACATAATtaatctaaaattaacttattaATCTGAAATTAGGTTAAATTCTATAAGATATCTGAaacttttattttttacaccatTTAATCTTCATACACCTTACTTACTGCTTTTTACCCATTTTTTACGTTTTTTCATGATTTTATAAtcttttttatcaataattCTATATGATtaaagtaaattaatagattaataatattgaataATGAGATGTTGGTTTTATATTGAGGAATAGTAATGGATGAGGAGAGTCCTTACGGATTTGATGATTTGGTATCTTTGATGCAACAGAATTTTTCATCAATAATTGAGAAGGTTAAAGGTTTGAAGATTCTGGTACTCGATAACTCTACCAGCAAGATCATTTCCCTTGTTCTCACTCATTCTTATCTCCTACAGAATGAAGTGTTATTAACGCTTAATATCAACAGTTTACAAGTGGAGCCTGATGAAATATATGGTAACTCTGAGATGGGTGGACTGGTACCGGGTTCAGATCCCAACCTCAGACACCTCAAGTCAGTATTTGTGATTGAACCTAATGTCGATAACGTTAATAGACTCTGTTCTGAACTCAAGTGTCCCACCTTTAAGTCATATCATCTATTCTTTACCAACAAACTTGACGAGGGGTTTCTTGAAATCCTTGCTAGAGCTGACCAATTC
The Theileria parva strain Muguga chromosome 3 map unlocalized ctg_530, whole genome shotgun sequence DNA segment above includes these coding regions:
- a CDS encoding putative integral membrane protein, with translation MSSGLLTTLKYGLLTLGGLSTFAPYLNRRLRVNPSLLRPLLNMSWGYLFGSHLWELLSNSLQSKHNERTGDKKVEVLESDVFFLLAILGNSLVLITTFGLAPSFKKLQWCAYGSLLSTLTNYFLVYPNLNGNSELFIFRMVKPKTLSRLLLLTTLSTLLLYTVS
- the RFC1 gene encoding Replication factor RFC1 C terminal domain protein, whose amino-acid sequence is MDIRLFFAKVNSSNSNSTSTTTNTNDTSNTKAGEVKSGNSKSFKNKEVDESKQDENKNIEFEEFEFLNIGRRSLKSRIIHSSDSDSNSDENSLTISNHKPLKLLEPDGSDQIELVPQEQKNEKEESVRYDYENKDEKQDKRDVKSVSNLALKELKTEIVDQKTGSNLQSDIQFCCNDEKKEVDLSTFVRVKTEEKVDVDMNTYLNTISMSKTPPKTRSNPDKSPSNTSIYTISSSNSNDLPPINTTNNTNTGNNNVFSNQLVNTPINTSDIHVKENTGFLTPKRIIEDLKTISFYETKEKMPMISLFSSESPPTVISVPSDSFNSASTPNSSVTIHNTTDTTTCTTTVKINTGNKKSITKKNKDTFENEKSTSRIEGKKFVFTGEMGIDRLEATLRVKKLGGIVVSAVSGVTDYLVYGDRLEDGRPYQSGLKYKKAIELNNKKKRNIQLLNEEQFLQLLQSNIDENVKTDNTLENIVIEDNTIKDDGNTENINSIEKECMVLFEKYRPKRFSELIGNPRSIQRLKDWLQHFPKDKGKDEFKAALLSGPPGIGKTTCAKLVGQFFNYHVIELNASDQRSKNSIENIFPLVTGTLTLNTIYSASSITNNTSFKNKNNNSNVNGLNAKTLLILDEVDGMSSGDKGGIQAISELIDITKCPIILICNDRFSQKMSTLSNKCLDLRFNPPPIDLYINRINKICKLENIKVTENLLLELYHKSSGDLRYTLNYLQFYNSNTNITPCINKKDESHFQNLFDNCNKVFHLSKLSFTEKINKVNELFFTDFSLMPLMLQENYFKYTSNVVLLSKLSLTYVYADIANKILTQTQVYSLLPDLSSLTAIIPSIEINKCVSVLKERLSFPQWLGKFSTTNKNKRLLKEISTNLCNKTSLYGYNLIIDGFLNILYQTTMKKLMMGSLEDCVEYMKRMGITKDMLVDNIASLRLKNEENLYAKVPTSIKTKLTKLFTTQMIKSSSSKRKIKLENSDVKTSVDDRSDDALSSPDLYLTKLKPTKKVKKTRNNVTYTPS
- the RPS30 gene encoding 40S ribosomal protein S30 → MAVKVHGSLARAGKVRNHTPKVAKQEKKKPLTGRAKKRQTYNRRFASNVAGKRRGQNSQQ